In one Bacillus sp. PK3_68 genomic region, the following are encoded:
- the csrA gene encoding carbon storage regulator CsrA → MLVLTRKIGESIKIGTDIEITVLAVKGDQIKLGIEAPKHVEIHRKEVYLTIQEENQSASKDVKGLLELLNHKKGN, encoded by the coding sequence ATGTTAGTCTTGACACGTAAAATAGGTGAGTCAATTAAAATAGGCACGGATATTGAAATCACTGTTTTGGCCGTCAAAGGAGATCAGATAAAGCTTGGTATAGAGGCACCCAAGCATGTAGAGATCCATCGAAAAGAAGTGTATCTCACCATTCAGGAAGAAAACCAATCTGCTTCAAAGGATGTAAAAGGATTGCTTGAGTTGCTGAACCATAAAAAGGGCAATTAA